A genomic region of Persephonella marina EX-H1 contains the following coding sequences:
- a CDS encoding tetratricopeptide repeat protein gives MKKLIFFMILIITASCSATQAQKEYDNPYFFYAACKYASKSGDALSAFQLCKKTIQLAPEAYSIYEETILLALHAKKKDEAVKILEDFVKRFPDKPETYSFATKIYKNLGNLDKAEEVALKGIERFPDNEAILSQLVDVYLKKNDAEKAKEVLFKIAKISPKKPRVYYTLARIYLFQNNKEEAIKHLKKALEIEPLYQPAYVLLGELYLQDRKFKEAEKVYLKVLEKDPNDLEALNRLFQVYVQADQFKKAEEIINRIVKIDPSNKDALLKKFLLYLRENKGEEIIRELEELAKEEPDNPTVLSILGMAYESAQRYKKAEEIYLKVLKLEPENSEILERLAEVYTRTGQYEKALDVLNRLYSLDPRDYRVLLIMADIENKRGNLDAALSYIQEAKSINDKDPTIYFFEGIYYEKLDQWDKAEEAFKKALELRPDFPDALNYYGYSLIIRNRDIDRAMDMIRKALELVPDSAAYLDSLGWGYFKKGEYLKALKYIKQAYQKAPDDPVVTEHLAEVEEALGNKEEALKLYRKALEIIEKTGDEGEPGLKKRILEKIKELER, from the coding sequence TTGAAGAAATTAATATTTTTTATGATTCTTATAATTACAGCCTCATGTTCTGCTACACAGGCACAGAAAGAGTATGACAATCCTTATTTTTTCTATGCAGCCTGTAAGTATGCCTCAAAATCAGGAGATGCCCTTTCAGCTTTCCAGCTTTGTAAAAAAACTATTCAGCTCGCCCCCGAAGCTTACAGCATATACGAGGAAACAATACTCCTTGCCCTACATGCTAAAAAGAAGGATGAGGCTGTAAAGATACTTGAGGATTTTGTGAAAAGATTTCCTGATAAACCTGAAACCTACTCTTTCGCAACAAAGATTTACAAAAATTTAGGCAATCTTGATAAAGCTGAAGAGGTTGCACTCAAAGGTATAGAGAGATTTCCTGATAATGAAGCGATCTTAAGCCAGCTTGTTGATGTCTATCTTAAGAAGAATGACGCTGAAAAAGCAAAAGAGGTTCTCTTTAAGATAGCAAAGATATCTCCGAAAAAGCCAAGGGTTTACTACACACTTGCAAGGATATATCTCTTCCAGAACAACAAGGAAGAGGCCATCAAACATCTAAAAAAAGCCCTTGAGATAGAACCCCTTTACCAGCCTGCCTATGTTCTATTAGGTGAGCTCTATCTTCAGGACAGGAAGTTTAAAGAGGCAGAAAAGGTATACCTGAAAGTTCTTGAGAAAGATCCAAACGATCTTGAAGCTTTAAACAGACTCTTTCAGGTTTATGTTCAGGCTGACCAGTTTAAAAAGGCTGAAGAGATAATAAACAGGATAGTAAAGATAGATCCTTCAAACAAGGACGCTCTTCTGAAGAAATTTTTACTTTATCTGAGAGAGAATAAAGGTGAGGAGATAATAAGAGAGCTTGAAGAACTTGCAAAAGAAGAGCCAGATAACCCCACAGTTCTATCAATACTCGGTATGGCTTATGAGAGTGCACAGAGATACAAAAAGGCTGAAGAGATCTATCTGAAGGTTTTAAAGCTTGAACCTGAAAACTCAGAGATACTGGAAAGGCTCGCTGAGGTTTACACAAGAACAGGACAGTATGAGAAAGCCCTTGATGTTCTCAACAGATTGTACTCCCTTGATCCAAGGGATTACAGAGTTTTGCTTATAATGGCTGATATTGAGAATAAAAGGGGAAATCTTGATGCAGCTCTGTCTTACATACAGGAAGCTAAAAGTATAAACGATAAAGATCCAACAATATACTTCTTTGAAGGTATATACTATGAGAAGTTAGACCAGTGGGACAAAGCGGAGGAAGCATTCAAAAAAGCCCTTGAACTGAGACCTGACTTTCCAGATGCTCTTAACTATTACGGCTACTCACTAATAATAAGAAACAGAGATATAGACAGAGCTATGGATATGATAAGAAAGGCTCTTGAGCTTGTTCCTGACAGTGCAGCCTATCTTGACAGTCTCGGATGGGGATACTTTAAAAAGGGTGAGTATCTGAAGGCATTAAAATATATTAAACAGGCATACCAGAAAGCCCCTGACGACCCTGTGGTTACCGAACATCTCGCAGAGGTTGAAGAGGCTTTAGGAAATAAAGAAGAGGCTTTAAAACTTTACAGAAAAGCCCTTGAGATAATTGAGAAAACAGGGGATGAAGGGGAACCTGGACTGAAAAAAAGAATATTAGAAAAGATAAAAGAACTTGAGAGATGA
- the nadB gene encoding L-aspartate oxidase: MRRYISNFNTADLSDEYVDTIIIGAGLAGLTTALQLKNLGIDPLIITRKETGISNSFLAQGGIAAAIGKDDDPQIHYEDTIKAGKGLCIERNVSVLVEEGLERVIDLIRYGVPFDRDEKGYLRLTQEGAHSRKRVLHVKDMTGKEIGKTVYSILSEKGIKIETGYFLEEILTDDNRFVGIIVSDRKNKKLIRGKSLVIATGGYSALYYRNTSAYNISGDTLGTAYRAGCILKDLEFVQFHPTAIYIEGEPAYLISEAVRGEGALLVDDREERFIDELKPRDEVARAIFKKYTEGRRVFLDISPLKKRGIDIKERFPTIFSMLKYYGYGDKTLIPVSPAAHYTIGGIEATSNGKTSVEGIFAVGESSCTGVHGANRLASNSLLECVVFGYKTAYSVFSYNMYADVNKNIKIKNKMRGEKILTKERKRFILNKIKKVMWEKVGLIRNKEVLKEALSQINSIEEEISDYSNTRYLTDLIYLSKAVILSALNREESRGTHYRSDYPDENPEFKKHTKVYDDFKIKLEVN; encoded by the coding sequence ATGAGAAGGTATATCTCAAATTTTAATACAGCAGATTTATCTGATGAGTATGTGGATACTATCATCATAGGTGCAGGTCTCGCCGGTCTTACAACAGCCCTTCAGCTTAAAAACCTTGGTATAGATCCTCTTATAATAACAAGAAAAGAGACCGGCATCTCAAACTCATTCCTTGCCCAGGGTGGTATCGCAGCAGCTATAGGAAAGGATGATGATCCACAGATACACTATGAGGACACAATAAAAGCTGGGAAAGGTCTCTGTATAGAGAGGAATGTTAGTGTTCTTGTTGAGGAAGGACTTGAAAGGGTTATAGATCTTATCAGATACGGTGTTCCATTTGATAGGGATGAGAAAGGATACCTCAGGCTAACACAGGAAGGTGCCCACTCAAGAAAAAGGGTTCTTCATGTAAAGGATATGACAGGAAAAGAGATAGGAAAGACCGTTTACAGTATTCTATCAGAGAAAGGTATAAAAATAGAGACAGGCTATTTCCTTGAAGAGATACTGACGGATGATAACAGATTTGTAGGTATAATCGTTTCAGACAGAAAAAATAAAAAACTTATAAGAGGTAAATCGCTTGTAATAGCAACAGGTGGTTACAGTGCCCTTTACTACAGAAACACATCAGCTTACAACATTTCAGGAGACACACTTGGAACAGCTTACAGGGCAGGATGTATCCTGAAGGATCTTGAGTTTGTTCAGTTTCATCCAACAGCGATATATATAGAAGGTGAACCAGCCTATCTCATATCTGAGGCTGTAAGGGGAGAAGGAGCTCTCCTTGTTGATGATAGAGAGGAGAGATTTATAGATGAGCTGAAACCGAGGGATGAGGTAGCAAGGGCTATATTTAAAAAGTATACAGAAGGAAGAAGGGTTTTCCTTGACATATCTCCACTGAAGAAGAGAGGTATAGATATAAAGGAGAGATTTCCAACAATATTCAGTATGCTGAAATATTACGGGTATGGCGATAAAACTCTTATACCTGTAAGTCCAGCGGCACATTACACTATTGGTGGGATAGAGGCAACATCAAACGGTAAAACATCCGTTGAAGGTATATTTGCTGTTGGGGAGTCCTCATGTACAGGCGTTCACGGCGCAAACAGACTGGCAAGTAATTCATTACTTGAGTGTGTTGTTTTTGGATATAAAACAGCTTACAGTGTTTTCAGTTACAATATGTATGCAGACGTAAATAAGAATATAAAAATAAAAAACAAAATGAGAGGAGAAAAAATATTAACAAAGGAGAGAAAAAGATTTATATTAAATAAAATAAAAAAGGTTATGTGGGAAAAGGTAGGTTTGATCAGAAATAAAGAGGTTTTGAAAGAAGCTCTCTCTCAGATAAATTCTATAGAGGAAGAGATATCAGATTACTCAAACACAAGGTATCTTACAGATCTTATATACCTTTCAAAAGCTGTTATTCTTTCCGCATTGAATAGAGAAGAAAGCAGGGGAACACATTACAGGTCTGATTATCCGGATGAAAATCCAGAATTTAAGAAGCATACAAAGGTTTACGATGATTTTAAAATAAAACTGGAGGTAAATTAG
- a CDS encoding phosphoribosylanthranilate isomerase, giving the protein MAVEFIKICGITQVEQALIVSELGATHIGVIFFEKSPRHIDIKRIREIRKSIQGKTRLVAVTVNPSEKIVEELLKTVDIVQFHGNETVEFLSKFPEDRVIKAFRIKSEKDINMMFPFFEKNYPVLIDTYKEGEYGGTGKQIDPDLARKVTQIYDRIILSGGLSPENLKRLIDHIKPYGVDASSKLEIKPGIKDLEKVERFIKIARMES; this is encoded by the coding sequence ATGGCTGTAGAGTTTATAAAGATATGCGGAATTACACAGGTTGAGCAGGCTTTAATAGTGTCAGAGCTTGGAGCCACACATATAGGGGTGATTTTTTTTGAAAAAAGTCCCAGACATATAGATATTAAAAGGATAAGAGAGATCAGAAAATCCATTCAGGGAAAAACGAGACTCGTCGCCGTAACAGTGAACCCTTCTGAAAAAATTGTGGAGGAGCTTCTCAAAACTGTTGATATTGTACAGTTTCACGGTAATGAGACTGTAGAGTTTTTATCAAAATTTCCTGAGGACAGGGTTATAAAAGCATTCAGAATAAAATCTGAAAAAGATATAAACATGATGTTCCCTTTCTTTGAGAAAAATTATCCTGTTCTTATAGACACATATAAGGAAGGTGAGTACGGAGGAACAGGAAAACAGATAGATCCAGACCTAGCAAGAAAAGTAACACAGATTTACGATCGGATTATACTATCAGGTGGTTTATCACCTGAAAACCTGAAGAGACTGATTGATCATATAAAACCTTACGGCGTTGATGCATCCTCAAAGCTCGAGATAAAACCAGGTATTAAAGATCTTGAAAAAGTGGAAAGATTTATAAAAATAGCCAGAATGGAGAGTTAG
- a CDS encoding universal stress protein, protein MPFKKILVGIDFSEISDSIFDSALFLGKLYNADIHLIHVIEPISPLFQEEGFEPLIQTEEFQVVFEVESILKEEAKEKLERYILKGKAEGLNITSSVEIGNIAETILEISDEKEFDLIAIGSHKKGLLERVLLGSVAEKIVNKSKISTLVVKGASLTEINKILCGYDFLPNSIEALEVVKEIAKITKSEVYIVHADSDEWFAHLRHIYEKVFEKKLRLLEKIKEEISSELSVPVDIKIEKGKPEDVLLKSVEQIKPDLVVVGKRKGKDIKRFFLGTTAMRMVENSPVPVLIVRRR, encoded by the coding sequence ATGCCTTTCAAGAAAATACTTGTAGGTATTGATTTTTCAGAGATATCCGACAGTATATTTGATTCTGCACTGTTCTTAGGAAAGCTTTACAATGCAGATATACATCTTATACATGTTATAGAACCTATATCCCCACTTTTTCAGGAAGAGGGATTTGAACCTCTAATACAGACTGAAGAGTTTCAGGTAGTTTTTGAGGTAGAGTCCATACTGAAAGAGGAAGCGAAAGAAAAGCTGGAAAGGTACATACTTAAAGGAAAGGCTGAAGGACTGAATATCACCTCTTCTGTTGAGATTGGTAATATAGCTGAAACTATACTTGAAATATCAGATGAGAAGGAGTTTGATCTTATAGCTATCGGCAGCCATAAAAAAGGTCTTCTTGAGAGAGTTCTCCTTGGAAGCGTGGCTGAGAAGATAGTTAACAAATCAAAGATATCAACCCTTGTTGTAAAGGGGGCATCACTTACAGAAATAAATAAGATACTGTGTGGTTACGACTTTCTCCCAAACTCCATTGAAGCCCTTGAGGTGGTAAAGGAGATAGCAAAAATCACAAAAAGTGAAGTTTATATCGTTCATGCTGACAGCGATGAATGGTTTGCACATCTCAGACATATTTACGAAAAGGTTTTTGAGAAGAAGCTCAGACTTCTTGAAAAGATAAAGGAAGAGATAAGCAGTGAGCTTTCCGTTCCTGTTGATATAAAGATTGAGAAGGGAAAACCTGAGGATGTACTTCTAAAATCTGTTGAACAGATAAAACCTGATCTTGTTGTAGTAGGAAAAAGAAAAGGAAAGGATATAAAAAGATTTTTCCTTGGAACAACAGCTATGCGTATGGTTGAAAACTCACCTGTTCCTGTCTTAATAGTTAGAAGGAGATGA
- the infC gene encoding translation initiation factor IF-3, whose translation MQELRVNEQIRVREVRLIDEKGQNLGIVPIDEALRIAEEKGLDLVEVSPNAKPPVCKIMDYGKYKFEQKKKEKEAKKKQRAKMQNVKEIKFRVKIEDHDYRTKVKHIREFIEDGDKVKVWIWFRGRENVHPEIGERLAHRIIEDLSDIAKVEKPPKKEGRNMIFTLVPKQ comes from the coding sequence ATTCAGGAGTTAAGAGTTAACGAACAGATAAGGGTCAGGGAAGTCAGGCTTATTGATGAGAAAGGCCAGAACCTAGGTATAGTCCCTATTGATGAAGCATTAAGAATTGCTGAGGAGAAGGGGCTTGATCTTGTTGAGGTTTCACCAAACGCAAAACCTCCTGTGTGCAAGATAATGGACTACGGAAAGTACAAGTTTGAGCAGAAGAAGAAGGAGAAGGAGGCGAAGAAGAAGCAGAGAGCAAAGATGCAGAATGTGAAAGAGATAAAATTCAGAGTGAAGATTGAGGATCACGATTACAGGACTAAGGTAAAGCATATCAGGGAGTTTATTGAGGATGGAGACAAGGTTAAGGTCTGGATATGGTTTAGAGGGAGAGAGAATGTACATCCTGAGATAGGTGAGAGACTTGCACACAGGATTATAGAGGATCTTTCAGACATAGCAAAGGTTGAAAAACCACCAAAAAAAGAAGGAAGAAATATGATATTCACACTTGTTCCAAAACAGTAG
- the acpP gene encoding acyl carrier protein → MEERIKEIIADQLGIDVEQIKPESKFVDDLGADSLDVVELIMAFEEEFDVEIPDEDAEKIQTVGDVINYIKEKKGE, encoded by the coding sequence ATGGAAGAAAGAATTAAGGAGATTATTGCTGATCAGCTCGGAATTGATGTTGAGCAGATAAAGCCTGAATCAAAATTTGTTGATGATTTAGGTGCTGACTCCCTTGATGTTGTTGAGCTGATTATGGCATTTGAAGAGGAGTTTGATGTTGAAATTCCTGATGAGGATGCTGAAAAGATACAGACTGTTGGTGATGTGATCAACTACATCAAAGAAAAGAAAGGAGAATAA
- the leuD gene encoding 3-isopropylmalate dehydratase small subunit — protein sequence MVLCELKSNDIKEVVLLVIEGKVWKFGDDINTDEIIPARYLITTDPKELAKHVMEDADPEFPNKVKPGDIIVAGKNFGCGSSREHAPLALKGAEIGAIIAESFARIFYRNAINLGLPIIESPEAARDAEEGDIIQIDMDKGIIRNVTKGKEYTFKPLPESLRKVFEAGGLMEYAKDKLKGE from the coding sequence ATGGTATTATGTGAATTAAAATCTAACGATATCAAGGAGGTTGTACTTTTGGTTATCGAAGGTAAAGTATGGAAGTTTGGAGATGATATCAACACTGATGAGATAATCCCTGCAAGATACCTTATCACTACAGATCCCAAGGAGCTTGCAAAACATGTTATGGAGGATGCTGATCCTGAATTTCCAAACAAGGTAAAACCTGGAGATATCATTGTTGCAGGAAAGAATTTTGGATGTGGATCATCAAGGGAACACGCCCCTTTAGCCCTTAAAGGTGCAGAGATTGGAGCAATAATAGCGGAATCTTTCGCAAGGATATTTTACAGAAACGCCATAAACTTAGGATTACCCATTATAGAATCTCCAGAAGCTGCCAGAGATGCTGAAGAGGGAGATATAATCCAGATAGACATGGATAAGGGTATCATAAGAAATGTTACAAAAGGAAAAGAGTACACATTCAAACCTTTACCAGAAAGTTTAAGGAAGGTATTTGAGGCCGGCGGCCTTATGGAATATGCAAAAGACAAACTGAAAGGAGAATAA
- the fabG gene encoding 3-oxoacyl-[acyl-carrier-protein] reductase gives MDFKGKLVLVTGSTRGIGKAIATAFAQKGADVIVTGRNKANAELVAQNISNEFGVNAYGVELDFSKDIKEQWKEIDKIGHVDILVNNAGLTRDTLFIRMKDEDWNEVINANLTGTFKVTQLAVKGMMKKRWGRIINISSIIGFIGNPGQVNYSTTKAGLIGFTKSLAKELASRNITVNAVAPGFIETDMTAELPAELKEKYLEQIPLGRFGKAEDVANTVLFLASDYASYITGETIHVNGGMY, from the coding sequence TTGGATTTTAAAGGTAAATTAGTTCTCGTTACTGGATCAACAAGGGGAATAGGTAAGGCCATAGCTACAGCTTTCGCCCAGAAAGGGGCTGACGTTATAGTAACAGGAAGGAATAAGGCAAACGCAGAGCTTGTAGCCCAGAATATATCAAATGAGTTTGGTGTTAATGCCTACGGTGTTGAGCTTGATTTTTCTAAGGATATAAAAGAGCAGTGGAAGGAGATAGATAAGATAGGTCATGTTGATATACTTGTTAACAACGCAGGTCTTACAAGGGATACACTTTTTATTAGAATGAAAGATGAGGACTGGAACGAGGTTATAAACGCAAATCTGACAGGTACATTTAAGGTTACACAGCTTGCTGTAAAAGGTATGATGAAAAAGAGATGGGGAAGGATAATAAATATATCTTCAATTATTGGATTTATAGGGAATCCAGGTCAGGTTAACTACTCAACAACAAAAGCGGGACTTATAGGATTTACAAAATCACTTGCAAAAGAGCTTGCCTCAAGGAATATAACTGTAAATGCTGTTGCACCAGGTTTTATAGAGACGGATATGACAGCTGAGTTACCTGCCGAGCTAAAAGAAAAGTATCTTGAGCAGATACCTCTTGGAAGATTTGGAAAAGCAGAAGATGTTGCAAATACTGTCCTTTTCTTAGCGTCAGATTACGCATCATACATAACAGGTGAGACCATTCATGTAAACGGTGGAATGTATTAA
- a CDS encoding NAD(P)-dependent oxidoreductase: MKIYFFGIEDWEKLHIERKLKEAGIEGDIKFTKEPLSIDNVDLYKDADIISVFIYSKVTKEVIDRMENLRLIVTRSAGYDHIDVSYAKEKGIYVAYIPGYGNNTVAEYTFALILALSRKFKPMIDRTARGVFSREGLMGIDLLGKTIGIIGTGRIGCYVARLAHGFGMKILAYDRTKKKEIIEKYGVEYVGLEELLMRSDIVTIHLPYTKSTHYLINRFNIKLMKLNAMLINTSRGAVVEIDAVVEALKEGRLAGGVALDTFEAEEVLIEEEFLRRDDIPAIKLKKAMEAYYVLHEDNVIVSPHLAYYTKDASERILDIAVDEIKHFLTEGKPVNIAQ, translated from the coding sequence ATGAAGATATACTTTTTCGGTATTGAGGACTGGGAAAAGCTTCATATAGAAAGGAAGCTTAAGGAAGCAGGTATTGAAGGGGATATAAAATTTACAAAAGAGCCTCTGAGCATAGACAATGTTGATCTTTATAAGGATGCTGACATCATAAGTGTTTTTATCTACTCAAAGGTAACAAAAGAAGTTATAGACAGGATGGAAAATCTCAGACTTATAGTAACAAGATCAGCCGGATACGATCATATAGATGTTTCTTACGCAAAGGAAAAAGGCATATATGTTGCTTATATTCCCGGATACGGAAATAACACCGTTGCGGAGTACACATTTGCTTTAATACTTGCCCTCTCAAGAAAGTTCAAACCTATGATTGACAGAACTGCAAGGGGTGTTTTCTCAAGGGAAGGTCTTATGGGTATAGATCTTCTTGGTAAAACGATAGGTATTATAGGAACAGGAAGGATAGGCTGTTATGTTGCGAGACTGGCACACGGTTTTGGTATGAAGATACTTGCTTATGACAGGACAAAAAAGAAGGAGATTATTGAGAAATACGGTGTAGAGTATGTTGGCCTTGAGGAGCTTTTAATGAGGTCTGATATAGTTACGATACATCTACCGTACACAAAATCAACACATTACCTGATAAACAGGTTCAATATAAAACTTATGAAGCTTAACGCTATGCTTATAAACACATCAAGGGGAGCTGTTGTTGAGATTGATGCAGTGGTTGAGGCACTTAAAGAGGGAAGGCTCGCTGGTGGTGTTGCTTTAGACACATTTGAGGCAGAAGAGGTACTGATTGAGGAGGAGTTCTTAAGGAGGGATGATATACCTGCTATAAAGCTAAAAAAAGCTATGGAAGCATACTACGTCCTCCATGAGGATAATGTTATAGTTTCTCCACACCTTGCTTACTACACGAAGGATGCATCAGAGAGGATACTTGATATAGCTGTTGATGAGATAAAACATTTTCTTACAGAGGGAAAGCCTGTAAATATAGCACAGTAG
- a CDS encoding NAD(P)/FAD-dependent oxidoreductase encodes MKKVLVLGGGTAGVETAIFLKKEGFDVELVSDRDFFYIYPISIWIPTGEVGLDSISIPLKDLSESHGFKVTVDEVERISASDMKVYLKNSGERSDFDYLVIALGQSKIKHEGIEHTLSICGSPQEALKIRERIEDLIKIGKGKIAFGFGGNPRAKEAVRGGPVFEILFNTHNYLKKLGIRDNFELIFFAPMEKPGARLGEKALKMLDRMFNKMGIKRFTGKKIKRFTQNSVVFEDGSSVEADLILFTPGGTGHPVIKNSDLPQTEAGFIKIEDSCQVVGFENIYAAGDVVSIEGPEWKAKQGHLAEVMGRNIAHNIAVKEGIKSGEPKGYKEHINIFCLMDMGNGGGLAYRSENKALLIPLPVIGHYLKKGWGVYYKLSKLGKIPRIPGM; translated from the coding sequence GTGAAGAAGGTTCTTGTTTTAGGTGGTGGAACTGCCGGTGTTGAGACAGCTATATTTCTAAAAAAAGAAGGATTTGATGTTGAGCTTGTTTCTGACAGAGATTTTTTCTATATATATCCTATATCCATATGGATCCCAACAGGTGAGGTTGGTTTAGATAGTATCTCCATTCCTTTGAAGGATCTATCAGAATCACACGGTTTTAAAGTTACAGTTGATGAGGTTGAAAGGATATCAGCCTCCGATATGAAGGTCTACCTTAAAAACTCAGGTGAGAGATCAGATTTTGATTATCTTGTTATAGCTCTAGGTCAATCTAAGATAAAACATGAAGGTATAGAACATACACTATCAATTTGTGGCTCTCCTCAGGAAGCTTTGAAAATAAGAGAAAGAATAGAGGACCTTATAAAAATAGGAAAAGGTAAGATAGCCTTTGGATTCGGTGGAAATCCAAGGGCAAAAGAGGCTGTTAGGGGTGGACCTGTTTTTGAGATTCTTTTTAACACACATAACTATCTTAAAAAACTTGGGATAAGGGATAATTTTGAGCTTATATTCTTTGCACCTATGGAAAAGCCCGGAGCTAGACTTGGGGAAAAAGCTTTAAAGATGCTTGATAGAATGTTTAATAAGATGGGAATAAAAAGATTCACAGGAAAAAAGATAAAAAGATTTACCCAGAACAGTGTTGTATTTGAAGATGGAAGCTCTGTTGAGGCTGATCTTATACTTTTCACACCTGGAGGAACAGGGCATCCTGTGATTAAAAACTCAGATCTTCCTCAAACTGAAGCAGGCTTTATAAAGATAGAGGATAGCTGTCAGGTTGTTGGTTTTGAGAATATATACGCAGCAGGTGATGTTGTTTCAATAGAAGGACCTGAATGGAAGGCTAAGCAGGGTCATTTAGCAGAGGTAATGGGGAGAAATATAGCTCACAATATAGCTGTTAAAGAAGGAATTAAAAGTGGTGAACCGAAAGGCTATAAGGAGCATATAAATATTTTCTGTCTTATGGATATGGGAAATGGCGGAGGACTTGCTTACAGATCGGAAAATAAGGCCTTATTAATTCCTCTGCCTGTTATTGGTCATTATCTGAAAAAAGGATGGGGTGTTTATTACAAGCTTTCAAAACTTGGTAAGATACCGAGAATACCGGGTATGTGA
- a CDS encoding CDP-alcohol phosphatidyltransferase family protein yields MSQIIKQIKPVFEEKISPVVDLLHRINISPNVVTFSGLLFIIAGSYFLFLQEYITAGFLILAGNLCDALDGALARKHKKITRFGAFIDSVVDRLSDFFPLMAIALIFSENTLFLSVTLLAIMFSYMVSYTRARAEGLGIDCKVGIFERAERSIVLIIAVFTGYLEIAVSIIAVGSAVTALQRVICFYKKSL; encoded by the coding sequence TTGAGCCAGATAATAAAACAGATAAAACCTGTCTTTGAGGAAAAGATATCTCCAGTTGTAGACCTTCTTCACAGGATAAATATCTCTCCAAATGTTGTAACATTCTCAGGTCTTTTATTTATTATTGCAGGATCTTACTTTCTATTTCTTCAGGAGTATATAACGGCAGGCTTTTTAATACTTGCAGGCAATCTTTGCGATGCCCTTGATGGAGCTCTGGCAAGAAAGCATAAAAAAATAACAAGGTTTGGGGCTTTTATAGACTCTGTCGTTGACAGACTTTCAGACTTTTTTCCCCTTATGGCTATAGCACTTATATTCAGTGAAAATACTCTCTTTCTTTCAGTCACACTTTTAGCAATAATGTTCTCATATATGGTCAGCTACACAAGGGCAAGGGCAGAGGGTCTCGGAATAGACTGTAAGGTTGGTATTTTTGAGAGGGCTGAGAGATCAATCGTCCTGATAATAGCTGTATTTACAGGTTATCTTGAGATCGCTGTATCTATTATAGCTGTTGGATCTGCTGTAACAGCTCTTCAGAGAGTTATCTGTTTTTATAAAAAATCTTTATGA